A genomic window from Vigna radiata var. radiata cultivar VC1973A chromosome 2, Vradiata_ver6, whole genome shotgun sequence includes:
- the LOC106755665 gene encoding E3 ubiquitin-protein ligase RMA3 isoform X2 encodes MESKHFDSNGEVSLKQKSKSISAEPTVSTCENDCFDCNICLEAAYDPVVTLCGHLYCWPCIYKWLHVQNSSVEPDQQQTCPVCKSKISQTSVVPLYGRGTSNSESKAKKLQMSLGIPHRPPPYNLNDLLTSSARAPAHSGHQFRPSYFQSQPRPFHYQQYFPHLYESYGTNGLPYLGGAAMTSFFNPMIDGSLCSCCGAK; translated from the exons ATGGAATCTAAACACTTTGACTCCAATGGGGAAGTCTCTCTAAAGCAAAAATCAAAATCCATTTCAGCTGAGCCAACAGTCTCTACTTGTGAAAATGATTGCTTTGATTGCAATATTTGTTTGGAAGCAGCATATGACCCTGTGGTTACACTCTGTGGTCACCTTTACTGTTGGCCATGCATATACAAGTGGCTGCATGTTCAAAACTCATCTGTTGAACCAGACCAGCAGCAGACATGCCCAGTTTGTAAATCTAAGATCTCTCAAACCTCAGTAGTCCCTCTCTATGGCCGTGGAACATCAAATTCAGAATCAAAAGCCAAGAAACTCCAGATGAGTCTTGGAATACCTCACAGGCCACCTCCTTACAACTTGAATGATTTGTTAACTTCTTCTGCTCGTGCACCAGCACATTCTGGCCACCAATTTCGTCCAAGTTATTTCCAGTCACAGCCAAGACCATTTCATTATCAGCAGTACTTCCCTCACCTCTATGAAAGCTATGGCACCAATGGATTGCCGTATCTTGGAGGTGCTGCTATGACTAGCTTCTTTAATCCTATGATTG ATGGAAGTTTATGTTCCTGCTGTGGTGCCAAATGA
- the LOC106755665 gene encoding E3 ubiquitin-protein ligase RMA3 isoform X1 codes for MESKHFDSNGEVSLKQKSKSISAEPTVSTCENDCFDCNICLEAAYDPVVTLCGHLYCWPCIYKWLHVQNSSVEPDQQQTCPVCKSKISQTSVVPLYGRGTSNSESKAKKLQMSLGIPHRPPPYNLNDLLTSSARAPAHSGHQFRPSYFQSQPRPFHYQQYFPHLYESYGTNGLPYLGGAAMTSFFNPMIGMFGEMVLTRIFGVSDANLFSYPHNGNGSPRMRRQEMQIDKSLNRLSIFLLCCIILCLLLF; via the coding sequence ATGGAATCTAAACACTTTGACTCCAATGGGGAAGTCTCTCTAAAGCAAAAATCAAAATCCATTTCAGCTGAGCCAACAGTCTCTACTTGTGAAAATGATTGCTTTGATTGCAATATTTGTTTGGAAGCAGCATATGACCCTGTGGTTACACTCTGTGGTCACCTTTACTGTTGGCCATGCATATACAAGTGGCTGCATGTTCAAAACTCATCTGTTGAACCAGACCAGCAGCAGACATGCCCAGTTTGTAAATCTAAGATCTCTCAAACCTCAGTAGTCCCTCTCTATGGCCGTGGAACATCAAATTCAGAATCAAAAGCCAAGAAACTCCAGATGAGTCTTGGAATACCTCACAGGCCACCTCCTTACAACTTGAATGATTTGTTAACTTCTTCTGCTCGTGCACCAGCACATTCTGGCCACCAATTTCGTCCAAGTTATTTCCAGTCACAGCCAAGACCATTTCATTATCAGCAGTACTTCCCTCACCTCTATGAAAGCTATGGCACCAATGGATTGCCGTATCTTGGAGGTGCTGCTATGACTAGCTTCTTTAATCCTATGATTGGTATGTTTGGTGAGATGGTCTTGACAAGAATTTTTGGGGTCTCAGATGCAAACTTGTTTTCATACCCTCATAATGGAAATGGCAGTCCTAGAATGAGAAGGCAAGAAATGCAGATTGACAAGTCTCTGAACAGACTTTCCATCTTTCTCCTATGTTGTATCATTTTGTGTCTTCTATTATTCTGA